In Zygosaccharomyces rouxii strain CBS732 chromosome D complete sequence, one DNA window encodes the following:
- the BET2 gene encoding Rab geranylgeranyltransferase BET2 (highly similar to uniprot|P20133 Saccharomyces cerevisiae YPR176C BET2 Beta subunit of Type II geranylgeranyltransferase required for vesicular transport between the endoplasmic reticulum and the Golgi provides a membrane attachment moiety to Rab-like proteins Ypt1p and Sec4p) — protein sequence MSTFLRDKHIAYVQSLDKHHESFEYWLSEHLRLNGVYWGLTALCLMDAKEIFNKDEIVQFVMKCYCKSTGGFGPFPRHEAHIHATLSGIQVLATYDALDVLSTEQVEQTVQFIRGNQLSDGSFQGDRFGEVDTRFVYTSLSALSILGKLTPEVVDPAVEFIMRCYNFDGGFGLCPGAESHSAQCFVCLGALAIVGRLNELSEDQLEKTGWWLCERQVPEGGLNGRPSKLPDVCYSWWVLSSLAIIGRLEWIDYEKLREFILKSQDSKKGGISDRPDNEVDVFHTLFGIAGLSLMGFENLISIDPVYCMPYYVTKKFKKYPY from the coding sequence ATGTCGACATTTCTTAGGGATAAACATATTGCATATGTGCAATCGCTGGATAAGCACCATGAGAGTTTTGAGTACTGGCTATCAGAGCACCTTAGGCTCAACGGAGTCTACTGGGGTTTAACAGCGTTATGCTTAATGGATGCTAAGgaaattttcaacaagGATGAGATAGTACAATTTGTGATGAAGTGTTATTGTAAATCCACTGGTGGTTTTGGACCTTTCCCCCGTCATGAAGCTCATATCCATGCTACTCTCTCAGGAATTCAAGTACTGGCTACTTACGATGCTCTTGACGTATTATCAACAGAACAAGTGGAGCAAACTGTGCAATTCATTAGAGGGAACCAGTTGAGTGATGGGTCGTTTCAAGGTGACAGATTTGGTGAAGTGGATACTAGATTTGTCTATACAAGTTTAAGTGCGTTATCGATCCTGGGTAAGTTGACCCCAGAAGTGGTAGATCCCGCTGTTGAATTTATTATGAGATGTTACAATTTTGATGGAGGATTTGGGCTTTGTCCAGGAGCTGAAAGCCACTCTGCTCAATGCTTTGTATGTCTTGGTGCTCTTGCCATTGTTGGTAGATTAAACGAATTGAGcgaagatcaattggaaaagacAGGTTGGTGGCTCTGCGAAAGACAGGTACCTGAAGGTGGGTTAAACGGTAGGCCCAGTAAATTGCCTGATGTTTGCTATAGCTGGTGGGTTCTATCCTCTTTGGCCATCATTGGCAGATTGGAATGGATAGACTATGAGAAATTACGGGAATTTATCTTAAAGAGTCAGGACTCCAAAAAAGGTGGAATCAGTGATAGACCTGATAACGAAGTAGATGTTTTCCATACGCTTTTTGGTATAGCAGGTTTGAGTCTGATGGGCTTCGAAAATctgatttcaattgatcctGTCTATTGCATGCCCTACTATGTCACCAAGAAATTTAAGAAATATCCATATTAA
- the PRP4 gene encoding U4/U6-U5 snRNP complex subunit PRP4 (similar to uniprot|P20053 Saccharomyces cerevisiae YPR178W PRP4 Splicing factor component of the U4/U6-U5 snRNP complex) produces MAAKSNTDSEDLQGKGADNGFAEDLKWLGFQRHEGLRLVPTIDEDVKGSLILLKEPESLAGEDAFSRRERLAELIFKNKHYRDIFEASIYYKDGTDEQNMDEEDEVEEEEEEDFYTPASGSLIDSRKFLIRYSLNKARERLMKESQRFQEFDMTQEIKKRRHFAMKTKNIELMGSQVVSTRPVSQVSLSPNGSLVAAASWAGDLTILNSQTLEILQNKPQIHMGKIGGIHWSPTGDLITAGGEEGSVKLFGYKSNTLEEMATLNGHENRVTDSKFHPSGRFIASASFDMTWRLWDVETQEELLLQEGHGKELYSLGFQCDGSLVCSGGIDCKGLVWDIRSGKRAMSLSGHTKPIYSLDWSPNGYQVATGSGDGTIRIWDLRKPEEYQTILAHKSIVTKVAFEKNGNCLVSSGYDKSINLYGAYNWAQLTTLQGHMDKILCVDISENASSVVSCGWDRSVKLWTMQN; encoded by the coding sequence ATGGCAGCCAAGAGTAATACTGACTCTGAAGATTTGCAAGGGAAGGGTGCAGATAATGGATTTgctgaagatttgaaatggcTAGGCTTCCAGAGACATGAAGGGCTAAGACTAGTACCTACGATCGACGAAGACGTCAAAGGTTCTCTAATATTGTTGAAAGAGCCAGAATCCCTAGCTGGTGAAGATGCTTTCTCAAGAAGAGAGAGATTAGCCGAGTTGATATTCAAGAATAAGCACTATAGGGACATCTTTGAAGCATCCATTTACTATAAGGACGGCACTGATGAACAGAAcatggatgaagaagatgaagttgaagaagaagaggaggaggatTTTTATACACCGGCTAGCGGATCACTGATTGATTCTAGGAAATTTCTGATACGATATTCATTGAATAAGGCCAGGGAAAGATTAATGAAGGAGTCACAGAGGTTTCAGGAGTTTGATATGACCCAAGAGATTAAGAAAAGGCGACATTTTGCCATGAAAACGAAGAATATTGAACTTATGGGATCTCAAGTGGTATCAACTAGACCAGTCTCACAGGTATCCTTGTCTCCCAATGGTTCTCTTGTGGCAGCGGCAAGCTGGGCAGGTGATTTAACAATTCTCAATAGTCAGACATTAGAGATATTGCAAAATAAACCTCAAATCCACATGGGTAAGATTGGTGGGATCCATTGGAGTCCCACTGGTGATTTAATCACTGcaggtggtgaagaaggGAGTGTAAAACTATTTGGCTATAAATCTAATACATTAGAAGAAATGGCAACGTTGAATGGTCACGAAAATAGGGTTACTGACTCCAAGTTCCATCCTAGCGGAAGATTTATTGCTAGCGCATCTTTCGATATGACCTGGAGACTTTGGGATGTAGAGACACAAGAGGAATTACTTCTGCAAGAGGGACACGGTAAAGAATTGTACTCATTAGGGTTTCAATGCGATGGTTCGCTGGTCTGTAGTGGAGGAATCGATTGTAAAGGACTTGTGTGGGATATAAGGTCCGGTAAACGTGCAATGTCGTTATCAGGACACACTAAACCAATTTATAGCTTAGATTGGTCCCCCAATGGATATCAAGTGGCCACAGGTAGTGGTGATGGTACTATAAGAATTTGGGATTTAAGAAAACCTGAAGAATACCAAACAATATTGGCTCACAAGAGTATTGTTACCAAAGTCGCATTCGagaaaaatggaaattgtCTAGTGTCTAGCGGCTACGACAAGTCGATCAATTTATATGGTGCTTACAACTGGGCCCAATTGACGACTTTACAAGGTCATATGGATAAGATACTTTGTGTTGATATATCCGAAAATGCATCATCAGTAGTGAGTTGTGGATGGGATAGATCTGTCAAACTATGGACAATGCAAAATTAA
- the DPB2 gene encoding DNA polymerase epsilon noncatalytic subunit (similar to uniprot|P24482 Saccharomyces cerevisiae YPR175W DPB2 Second largest subunit of DNA polymerase II (DNA polymerase epsilon) required for normal yeast chromosomal replication expression peaks at the G1/S phase boundary potential Cdc28p substrate) yields the protein MLASGNVLPVKISPPLLRPMAYRVLSKKYGLNLKSDGLAALAEFVGNTFGMDWKKSSESVQFLESFASVWRQQERGLFVDRQGVLEVINEIKERQKTNREEVQQQPQQRPAVKNVPIDQFLKPQNQERDGSSSPPQPPATGTPEPEQMDQDATDDDEDHLDWKEYFKIVNANEQPRFNYDPVKMQFIPSARKSKPLNNEFKLPEIKDYATLFSTRYYLVRDRVMRNENFQNVDTLNPLSSMVGLQQELQNGKSSNSNNMVITQIKNLIGRDGQNFLLLGLLRTNAKGNWCLEDPSGSIEIDISQTLPTSGSYYVSGCFVLAEGIYFTAGNKFHVASITHPPGERRDFTLNAIGNLDMLGLHSPSNSSLVPRLDKDLKIRLHLLEKELVDHKFVILGGDMFLDQLSTMEALRKVLTILDENPPTVIVFQGSFSTTPVHASLSSKTTSLSTHYKNNFDTLATLLARFENIVENSTLVFVPGVNDPWKSMISLGAAYSWPQRSIPSSFTQKMDKVCKNIIWASNPTRIAYISQEIVIARDDISQRLRRHSVEFPTVEESKEQELIEFQQQMQRRKEADATSIHELFKSTDQLPAKVKESRKLVKTLLDQGHLSPFTTNVRPVVWDLDHALTMHPIPSTLILDDTTASPFDVTYNGCKAINPGKFISGRRAKYMDYTPSSKKVSQEEVFF from the coding sequence CTGATGGATTGGCAGCGTTGGCAGAATTCGTTGGTAATACCTTTGGAATGGATTGGAAAAAAAGCAGCGAATCTGTCCAATTCTTGGAGAGTTTTGCTAGCGTTTGGAGACAACAGGAAAGAGGATTATTCGTCGATAGACAAGGTGTATTGGAAGttatcaatgaaatcaAAGAGAGACAAAAGACCAACAGAGAAGAGgttcaacaacaaccacagcAACGACCTGCAGTTAAAAATGTACCGATTGACCAGTTTTTAAAACCTCAGAATCAAGAAAGGGATGGAAGTTCATCACCTCCACAACCACCTGCTACAGGGACACCTGAGCCTGAACAAATGGATCAAGACGCAACAgacgacgatgaagatCATTTGGACTGGaaagaatattttaaaattgttaacGCCAATGAACAACCTAGATTTAACTACGATCCCGTCAAGATGCAGTTTATCCCAAGTGCCCGGAAGTCGAAACCACTTAAcaatgaatttaaattACCGGAAATCAAGGACTATGCAACACTTTTCTCTACAAGATATTACCTGGTCAGAGATAGAGTTATGAGAAATGAGAATTTCCAAAACGTTGATACTTTAAACCCGCTGTCGTCGATGGTTGGGTTACAACaggaattacaaaatgggaaatcatcaaattctaACAATATGGTTATTACGCAGATCAAAAACTTGATTGGGCGTGATGGTCAAAATTTCTTATTGTTAGGGCTGTTAAGAACCAACGCTAAGGGTAATTGGTGCCTTGAAGACCCTTCAGGGTCGATAGAGATAGATATTTCACAGACTTTGCCCACAAGTGGGTCTTACTATGTGAGCGGCTGTTTTGTCTTAGCAGAAGGTATTTACTTCACAGCAGGTAACAAATTCCACGTTGCCTCTATCACGCATCCACCTGGTGAAAGAAGAGATTTCACCTTAAACGCCATTGGTAACTTAGATATGCTGGGACTTCACAGCCCTTCAAACTCAAGCTTGGTACCTCGACTAGATAAGGATCTAAAGATTAGATTACACCTTCTGGAAAAAGAGCTGGTAGATCATAAATTCGTTATCCTAGGTGGTGATATGTTTTTAGATCAATTGTCCACAATGGAGGCCCTCCGCAAAGTTCTTACCATACTCGATGAAAATCCACCAACTGTAATAGTTTTCCAGGGCTCTTTCTCTACGACCCCAGTTCACGCTTCATTAAGCAGCAAGACTACTAGTTTAAGCACTcattacaagaacaacTTCGATACTTTAGCAACACTCTTAGCTCGTTTCGAAAACATCGTGGAGAATTCTACTTTGGTCTTCGTTCCAGGTGTAAACGATCCCTGGAAATCGATGATTTCCTTGGGGGCTGCATATTCATGGCCTCAAAGATCGATACCGTCATCATTCACTCAAAAGATGGATAAGGTCTGCAAAAATATCATCTGGGCGTCAAATCCAACGAGAATTGCATACATATCTCAAGAGATAGTCATTGCAAGAGACGACATCTCTCAAAGGTTGAGAAGGCACAGTGTAGAATTTCCAACAGTAGAAGAATccaaagaacaagaattgatagaGTTCCAACAACAAATGCAAAGGAGAAAAGAAGCTGATGCTACTTCAATCCACGAATTGTTTAAAAGTACAGATCAACTGCCTGCTAAAGTCAAAGAATCGAGAAAACTAGTTAAAACACTTTTAGACCAAGGTCATTTGAGTCCCTTTACAACCAATGTGCGTCCAGTCGTTTGGGATTTAGACCACGCATTGACCATGCATCCAATTCCTTCCACTTTGATCCTAGATGATACCACTGCCTCTCCATTCGATGTGACCTATAACGGTTGTAAAGCTATTAATCCAGGTAAATTCATCAGCGGTAGGCGTGCAAAGTATATGGATTATACACCATCCTCCAAGAAAGTCTCacaagaagaagtattCTTCTAG